ATCAAATATCATTTCTTATTCTGGTCTGGGTGGcgtctatgctggagcctatcacaccTGACTCTGTGTGAACATCCTGGACCGAttaccagtcaatcacagagcatgtttttgttatttaatatgAAGTTGAAACGTTAAAGTATGAAATGTAACATAATTGTAAATAACCCAAAGAGAAACATGTAGGCCATGATGGTGAAGGGAGTTGGGGTTATAACGCTTTATAACACATAACAAAGCCTACACCAGATACCAACAGGTATGTTTAATTAAATCTGTCAGAGACGAGTCTCCGGAGGTTCTCTCTCTGGAACCAAGCCACTCCCAAATAGATCTCCTCATCAAAGCCAACAGAAATGTTCAATAACTCCAAAGAACACTTTTGGCCACAAAACAAAGCCATCTGCAGCCAAACGCCTCGCAGACATCAGGAGAACAAGTCTAACATGTGACAGAAAACATAAGAAAAAGCCTATGCTACCGCTAGCTACTTTGGTCTGGAAGTCCAATTATGGCTCTTCCTAATTCAAATGGATCGGCCAATAGCGCAACGTTGCATCGTGTCACAGACATGGAAGCCACCGAAGTGAGACCTGTGCTGTTCAATCCCAAATCCCCATACTCGGAAGCCCTGTCAGGCTGCAATGATTTGTGAAAGTTAGATTGGGGTGTGAGCACGTCGGCTTCACACACTGTGGGGATTTAGGGAATGTAATAGGTATTGGATCTATGGCAATCCCATGGAAGCCATGCCGCAGTCAACACATCCTCCTAAGATTACCAAGCTCTTGTTCCACACAGGCGCTTCCTACCTGTGTAGCATTTTGGACCAAAATGATGCACTGTAATTATTCTACAGTGAAATCCatcaaaatacatgaaaatcaATGAAACAATGCAGGCATCATCATGATAGGTTAGTTCTACCGTACCCGGGATGGGTTGTTGCAGTACTAATCCTGCTAGTTTTTGATGGCGTTTTGGTATAGTTGTTCTAGTTTTACTGGGAATCCGCACATACTCTTCTATGTCGCTCTCCacaccagcagcagcacatcCTCATTATCCTCAATCACACTCATGGTGAGGTGCTTTCACAGATACCACAATCCCCAATATCAACATGACGACACAAGCCACTTCATGTTGCCCAATTAACGCACGGCTCTTGTATGTACAACTGACGTCTGAGAGTCTAACATCTTCACAATATATCACAATTTCCATTTGTATTTTCATGAAAGTATGCACTGAGTATGCAATGAGTTATAATTTTACTTATATTATTGAAGTATTTGAACTAGGGATGTTCCCATCAGGGTGTTGTGCTCCCGATCCCGATAATCCCTGAGTGAAATCGACCAATACCGATGCCAACACCAATCACATGTATTCAACAAAAATATCAACGCTACACATTTGTtgttgctcccatttttcatgagatgAACTTAAAGATCTCAAATCCTtccagataaacaatattagcATTTCTCTCAAACATCGTTCCCAAATGTGTCTAAATGTGTGATAGTGAGCACTTCTGCCTTGCTGAGATCATCCATCCCACCTCACTTGTGTGTGCCACACCAAGATGCTCATCACATTTTCACAGCTTCTCCTGGGTTGGTCTCTGGGACACTTTGGCATCTTCCATGTTGCAGGTAGCCTTCCATTCCATCTTTATAGCTCTTCTACAACATCACGTCAGTTTTTAGTTTCCTTGTCAAGGCTTCAAATCTCTTTCAGGCAATTCTTTGGTTATCTGGAAGTTCTGGTGAGtcttgtttccatggcaacttcACTTGATATCGCCCCTCTTTGTAACTGACTGATGTGTTGAACTGTTGTTGAGCCTCAGTGTCATCTGTTCCATCCTCAGCCTTGTTGGAAATGCCAAGTGGTTCTATTTCCCAGAAACTTGCTTAGGGTCCTCAATGCAGATCTTCATGCTTGCTATGGATACTGGTCCCTGTACTGTCCAGCCAGACGTGGTTTCTATGGCAACGGCAGAATCTGATAGACTTTCCACCTTGCTAGACACAACCTTCCAGCAGTAATCAGCACCCATCAGCACGGACAGCTCCACTTCTTCATCACCACCGCTTGAAACATCTGCTGTCGCCCAACCTTTCCCTTCTACGTGCTTCCCCACTTGCTCCCCTGGGACCTGGATAATGCCAAGGCTGACTTGGGGGATTTCCATAGCTTCAATCTCAAGGGCTAGGTCTTGGTAACGGATGTTTTGCAGCGTTAGATTCCCACCATTACCTTCCATTGTAACTGGAGAGCCCCCGCCAAAGGTGAGGCACCTCAATGGTGAACTCCACCTCAATGTTTCTTTTCTCACGGGTGGTAGTCCTTCTAACGCTAACGCTAATTGTTTCCCAAGCACAAACCGTCAGGCGGCGCCCCTTCCTCTTTGTCACCATGCTTACTCCAACTTTTCTTTTCACGTGCTTTTCTTTTCACGAGTGTTTTCTGCACCTACTTCTGACTTGTACTCTCACTAAATAACCACCCTCGTGGCGCGTCTGAACCGCTGGTGTGGAGTGTGGAGATGTTGCCTTAAAAAATAGTAACCAGAGATTCCCTTTAGTGCCACTATTTTTGAGGCACGATGAACATGCCCGCGTCCTGTTTGACCTTCAGCCCATACAGTAGTTTGAGAAACGCAGCGCTTTTGCAGTTCATGTTGAGCCACAAGCTGCAAACAATTTTGAGCAGAACTAGAAGAATAGAAATGAAATGGTGAGTTTAGCTTGAAAGCTCTCTCGACAAGACCAGTCTCCTGTCTACTGAGTTTCAAATGCCACTTGCTAGGCTCTACTGGAGATACTGAAGGACCAAGAGAggcttttttattgtcatttacacACTGCTGCCTTGGCATACTGTATGAGTCCCAACTAACAAGTGTTGGTTTTAAATACACTTGTTTTGTGAAAGTGGTAGGAGTgctgagctgcataagcaagcaTGAGGTGGGATGCCTGATGAACACCGCCTGCCCAAATCCATTTTTGAGATGAACAAGAATGCAGCAGCCACTCATCAATGGACGCTTTTTTGAAAATGctatttctattctatttctattcCAGGCCAAAGGAGagcacaagaaaaacaacaaaatggttCTTCCTACCGCCTGAAGCGTTTCATAGTCCCGGGGTGACTCACTGTCTGTACCACCCTGATAGCACTACTACAtgggctacaataaaaggcaacCAAAGCAAAACGGTGAGTTGtgttcaactttattctactatttaaaaatacattgacACTCAAATGAATCTCCCACAAATCCATGAAAGTCCTGCCATCAAACATGCCCCGTTCCCgctcatcattgtcggagtcagcCTCGTCGTCAGGTGActgttcagcaatgatgccgGCTTTCGCCAAAACGACACAAGACACCTTAGCCCAAGTATCGacaatccattcacatatggtgGCGTAACTCGCCCGACCCTTCGCTTCCCTTTGACGGCCTGTTTACGCTAATGTCCTTCTTCTTCACGACTTCCTGGTAGATCCTCCTGGAACGGTGGCAAGCTCTTACTTCGTTTGCTTCTCGTGGCGAGATGGGCGGAATGTTGTGTTGCAACGTTAAGCGTACGTACTATACAGTTGGTTTATCGTTGCCAGCGTACGTATTATGGCCAATGGTCCAACACTCGTCTTTTAAGTGCACCTCATAgcgcagaaaatacggtacttctGCTTCTTTCTACCAATTTCAGTATGAGGCTCCGCTTCTCCTCCCACAGAGACAAAGCGACTGTAAGACCGACAAGTGTCATTCCGTTCAAAGATGGTTGTTTGGCATAGACATGGACGGACGGAATTCTCAATCGTAGCACTTCAGGGTCTAAAACCTTTGCTGTTTAGCTTGTTTGTGGAATTTGTTACAGCAGGCTCAATTTCAGTTTCATTGGGAAGACGTTGAACTGATAATACTGGTAGTGTAATACTGGTACTGTAATACTGGTGCTGTATGTAGTACTGGTGTCGTCCTTACATTCAAAAATGTATCCTTGAAAGATAGGACCCAAGCATGCAGTACGTGTCAGAATCATTGAagtgtttgcttttgttttgtcttcTCCTGGTCGACCTTGTCCTCGGCTTGTCGGGCCGAAACGTAGAGGGTGGGTGTCCGTTGGTTACTGCTGGTCCCGGCCTTCACTGCTGGCCTCCCTGATGCCTCGTCTACCAGTCCAGCGTCTCCACACCTCCATTAAGTCATCTATCTTCTTCTCTTTCACCCCCCCTGTcgtctccccccccccttttgttcGCTCCAAGTGGATCTCAGCGTGTCCCTGTCATGTCCAGCCAGACGCTTGCTTTTCATTCACTGTCACTCTGTCCtgagtgtgattgtgtgtgtgtgtgtttatgtatgaaCGTTATACGAACAGAATACGAGGAAAGGTTTTTCCTTTGTTTCAGTGTAGTTTGCCACCAATGAAGTCCAAGCCCCGTTGATGATTTCAAACAGAATCAGCCTGTCAATCATCGTCCCATTTAGTCAGCTGGAGCCACCGCCCCAGGCTGACTAGCCTCCAGCCCCCAGTCTTGGCTGTATCTCCAAATATCATCAAGTATTCTGCAGCCTCACACCCTTTTTTCCTTCCCCACGAGCAGATCGCTTTCTCTGTTCTCCATTAACCAGCCTGTTTAAATAGTAGGCCACCTGACGGGTGTCAGATGGAGGTTAAACACTTGAATTGAATGAAAATATCATTCATGGAGACTCAATGAAGAACCATTGGAGGGGGGGCAGAGCAGGGGGGTCAGAGCAGGGGGGTGTTTAGGACATCTAATCTAAAATGTTTCAATTATTTATCAGGCAAAGATGACTTGAATGAAAATAATGGACAtcagacgcccccccccccccccaagctcgTCGCTGTCTCGTCTACTGCAGCCTGTCAAAAGGACGGCGAGGACAAATGATTTCaaacttatattttatatatgctCGCGTGAGAATAGTTTTGTGTATTGGGGGTCCTGTGATTAGATGGCAGCGATTGATCCAGCCCCCCCCATCAGTCCCCCTGTCTTTAATTAGCGTTTGGGGAATGCCGGGCCGGATGACTGGACTGTCAATTgagcatttattattcatttgtcTGAGGTGCGGAGCGGCCGGTCCACGCCGTGACGGACGTCTCTCCTGTGCTCTTTTGCACTTCTGTTTTGGCGCTAATCAAACTCCGCGTGTGATCCCCGCTAATTGGACTCTTCCATTTTGGTGCGCCTGCCTTCCGCATTCTGCCACTTGTCACTTGGCCAGCGCTCACGTGCAAATGCAAATATGGGTGGGCGCTGACGGCGGCTGTATGAATTCCGCCTTTAATGAGGAGGCAGATTGCACCTTCATTCCTCGTCTGTCATGTGGCCACCTGCTAAGTGGAATGTGCTCGGAATGTGACGAGCTCAATGTCGGAGGTGAGGCGAGTCGGCGGCGGAGAAGCGAGTACGTGTCGGGCGTCGCCGAGCGTGTGTGCGTACATCCACGGGTAAACATTATCGTGCAAACTTTCATGCAGCCACAAACACGTTTTACTAACCAGTCCGTTCTTCTTCAGGTCCGCCCACATGCTGGTGCCGTCCCCGCCCCTCATTAGCACGTGGTAGGTGAAGAAGTAAATGCCGGGCAGCGGGCAGGTGAACTTGCCGGTGCTGGGCTCGTAGTAGTTCCCTACGTTGGTGACCACGTCGTCAAACTTGAGTATTTCGCTGCCCTCGTGCTGCTTGCGGAGCCCGGCGTAAAAGGCGATTTTGGGAGTGTAGAGGGAAGGGGAGTAGCCGCCAGGACCCGGACCCGGGGGACCTTGGGGCCCCGGCTTGCCTGGCTCCCCTGGAGGCCCACGTGCTCCCGGGGGGCCGGGGATCCCCGGTGGGCCCCGTATGCCCGACTTAATCTTCTTCCCAGAATAATCCTGGGGTGGCGGGGACACCGCCGTTAATTCCTGGCCCGGCTGAGAAGTGGCGTAGGGACCGCAAACCATCCTGCAGCTTCCCAGCATTTCATAATGGCTGCCATCGCTTCCCGCCGTCCCCCctttggttgtgtgcaccaGCAGAGGGATGGCCACCAGCAGGATCAGAACCATGGCGACGCCGACCGCCGCTCCGATCACGCGTTTCCTGCGGCTGAGCCGGGAAGCGGCCAGCGTCAGGAAGTCCTCTTCCCCCTTGACCGGAATGGTGCCCGCCAGGGTGAAGCCTCTCAAAGGACCGGTATCTcgtgggaaggagggggggggggggtgtcctggGAGATGAGCCAGGCCAAATGGCGGACTGCCAGACGGACACGAGCAGACGAAAGCGTCCAAGAAAAATGATGCTGATGTCCACGGGAGAAATAATCTAAACGTCTAAGATTGGAAAGATGAAAATGGAAACACTATTGAGTTGAAGGTCATGAATATTTTGGGCTCCGAGGAACTCATGATCTGATGAAATCCTCTTCACTTGGATTTGGGTCTAATGCTTCCGTTCATTTGTTTGCATTAAAAGAAGCTGGTGGTTTCATGCCGCCTCCAAATGGACCTCATGAGAAGCTTGTCCTTTGCTGTTTGCATTTGCAGAAGAGCCCTTAGAAGAAGTTGACCAGCAATCTTCTCCTTGGCATCGTCTTTGTTTTCCAGCCCAATAAAGGATAGATTCCTCCTCTGGGATCTACAGCTGCATTGGAGGTAGATAGCAAAAATATACGTTTAAAAATGCAAGCAGTTATTTCCATTTCCTAACAAGTTTAGTAGCATTGACGCCTACGAAGGCCTACCAAGGTGTTGTTCATGAAGGACAAACATCCTTCCATTCAAGTCTTTAGTTGCTCCAACGTTCACAACTGAGAAAGTAAAAAGCTGCTCACCATCGCTCCGGGTAAATCCCGGGATAATCTTCAGCGCAGGAAGAGCAGCGTGGCGCGAGAGGCTCAATTAACGGCCAGTGTTCCCTTCTGGTGTCCAGGTAGGACGATGATGACGTCAGGTGGAGGTCAGTCCTGAAAGACACTTCGCAAAGAGGTCCATCAGAAGGATGCGCACGCTGTGGATGTCCACTCATCCACTGAACAGACCGCCGTGTTGGCAGACACCTGTTAGAGCGGGACTCTCTCTCttgctcgctcgctctctctctctccccccatctctctctctccccccatctctctctctccccatctctctctctccctctccaaAGGGAGTGTGGCTAGAGATACAGATGGCGGAGGTTAACTCCACTTCCCAACTAgtattgatgatgatgaatagAATTGAAAGCATATGTTCTGGAGTAATCCAAATAGATGGAAAGTCCATTATCCAATCCTGGATTTTGGGGGTCAAAGGGAGCGTTCTCTCTGCTGTCTATGTTGCATCTTGAATGAAGCCGCTGCAGTCGGACAGGAAACAACTGAAGTATTGATCTTTTCCACATTGATATTGATCAATACTGATACCAATGTTGGTTtcaatattattgatatttgttGAAAAGGTTTGTGAGGACACCTGACGGCTTTCATCACCAGTCCTGGAATACTTCCAGATCTTCTCAGATATTCTGCTGTTATCCACAATTGGGCATGTAAAGATGCTTTAATGGTGTGAAGTTCAGGTTTAGTTCCACTTTTCAGTTGCTGAGAAATGAGGGAGGAATCTATGGGGcaattatttatgcatttttccaTTTCCGTGGGCCCCtcttccacttccacacttccCAGGCCAACTGTGAGGCATCATCCCTCTGGCGTGTTTTGTGTCTGGACcagggcaccccccccccccccccccccgaatggGTACCTCAGCAGGGTGGCGAGGAGGCCACATCCGGACGAGGGTATGTTGTGCTTTATTTTGGAATATCCCACTCTGCGTTTCCGTGACTGATTGGGCAACATGAGACTACACTTCCTCCCTTTTGGAGCTGATTTcaaccattttttgttttcttttccagccAAAATGTGTGATGAAGTGTGCTGAAGCAAAAGCGGATGTTTTCATCTTCCTGCGTGTGGAGGCGAGGACAGATGTGGCTGACACTGGTTGCCTCGCAATGATTTGTGAGTAACGGAGGCTAGACTCTAAAcattcttcctgtgtgtgtgtgtgtgtgtgtgtgtgtgtgtgtgtgtgtgtgtgtgtgtgtgtgtgtgtgtgtgcgacttGCATCCGACTGCTGCAAGGCCTCATTAGCCAGACACCCTGTCCTGCACGTTGTGCCGAACCTTtgcctcacacacaaacacatgatcCACATATCGATACACATATTGGACATGGTTGCCAGGTATACAAAGAGCGTGTTCACCATTAGTGATGCACGCCGTCCACGTCCTCCCCTTttgtaatgacaaaatattacacGTACTGAagtgtatatatgtagtatCCAGTTACTATCTAATTACCCCACTTGGTACCGTGTCACATTCACTGCTCATATAACCTTTCATCTTGGGAACATTTTGGGCTCATTGAACTCATCATTTCCTGCTTTTCCCCGCGGTCACCCGTCTGACAGGCTCGATCGTGACTTTAAAGTTTAATGGCGGCGCAGTGGGACCAATAGGGACAGGTCTACATACAGTATTGATGACTCCCTTTCATCAAGCACCACCTTGTCCCCCTCAAATACGATGAGCGCTGCCTGGGAATATGGGAATCTGATCCCCGCAGACACGGAGGGCTGGATAATCACTCTCCTTTCCACAAGGTGGTCGGGATTTAGCGGGAAATGGTCCGGGAGGATTGGCTTTTCCACTGATGGGACGCGGCATCCGTCCCAGGCCGGTTTAAGAACCAGAGTGTGGTTATCTGAACAAGGTGAAGAGCTGCTGCTCAGCAGGTGGGACATCGGCATGGCCGTCCGTCAGAGGCAATGAGCTCACAATGGATTTTTAAAGGCTGTTCAAATATTACTGAGCTGatgaatattgaaatatgtGCATGTCTCCCAGCTGTCCGTCTCCCTTTGTGCTCCCTCTTGTCTGATTTGCTCCCTCTTCACTGTCACTGAACATTTCAATAACATCCGCTGTGTTGACGGTTGAAATCCAGGGCTTTGGCTCCATGGCCGCCACAAACTAAAGCCAGAGTCACGGGAGGATAGGTCCTGCTCCTGTTTGACTTATTGTCTTATTTACAGACCAATGTCTTACAATGAGATGGACCGAGTAAATCTCTgcctttgttttgcttttgcatCATTTTACTTTGCGCTTATCTGTGCTCCGTGTAAACAAGTGGAGAGAGAGAACAGGAACTTATTTATGGACACATTACTCATGGAGATTTTTTCCTCTACTATACAGCCGGCGTATCCGCATGGTTTCCGATACTAATTCTTCAAATCAACCAACCGCAGCAACATTTAAATAACTCCGCACTGTTCATGTGGAACACTCGGGAATTTGCACAGCACAAAATAAGTCAATTGTTTCTTACCATGGAGGTCATCATCAATGCTTTATATGGGCTGTACAGGTATGTCACAGGTTCAGCTGGACTTTGGGGAGCTGACAGGCCAgtcacacaatacacacaatacacacaa
This window of the Doryrhamphus excisus isolate RoL2022-K1 chromosome 10, RoL_Dexc_1.0, whole genome shotgun sequence genome carries:
- the LOC131136477 gene encoding complement C1q-like protein 4; translated protein: MVLILLVAIPLLVHTTKGGTAGSDGSHYEMLGSCRMVCGPYATSQPGQELTAVSPPPQDYSGKKIKSGIRGPPGIPGPPGARGPPGEPGKPGPQGPPGPGPGGYSPSLYTPKIAFYAGLRKQHEGSEILKFDDVVTNVGNYYEPSTGKFTCPLPGIYFFTYHVLMRGGDGTSMWADLKKNGLVRASAIAQDADQNYDYASNSVILHLDVGDEVCVQLDGGKVHGGNTNKYSTFSGFLIYPD